A segment of the Corylus avellana chromosome ca2, CavTom2PMs-1.0 genome:
ACTCTTACTTCAGCCCCCTACTAAGAGATAACCCTATTCACTTAGGTGTCAAAGTGTCTCCCACCAGTATTTACAATAAGTCATCCATGTGTCTTTGTTTTGCAAGAACCCTTGACCGGATTAAAGGGAGGTAGTgaaccaaatcaaaaaaattcaTTGTCATGCATGGTGCTTGTTTATAAAACAAAGGCTAAGAGTTACAGTCTAAGAACTAACTatcctttaattaattatagacTCCCTTACATTTTCATTTACCAATTTGTTTTAGCATAACAATAAGAAACAAATTGTATTAGGATTAATTGTTCAATACTAAAATGTGCTAACAATGTACATTAATGGAATCTCTAAATTTTGGTATAACAGCTGAAGAATTCATTAGAGAGAAAAAGGTGAAAGTGATTATTGGCATGCACACATGGCAGGAAGCCGCTGTAGTAGCTGATGTTGGAGGGCAAGCTCATGTTCCAGTCATTTCGTTTGCAGCACCAGCTATCAACCCACCCAAAACGTCACTTCGTTGGCCTTATTTGATACGAATGGCTAAAAATGGTTCTGAGCAAATAAAGTGTATTGCAGATATTGTTCAGGCCTACAATTGGCAAAGGGTCATAGCCATTTATGAAGATGAACCATATGGTGGTGATTCCGGCAAGCTAGCAGTTTTATCTGAGACTCTCAGAAATGTTGGTTCGGAAATTGAGTACCGTTTGGTTCTCCCACCACATTCTTTGGTGTCCGACCCGGAACATGTTGTCCATGAAGAGCTGGATAAGCTCCTGAACAAAACAAAGTGTCGGGTTTTCATAGTTCTTCAGTCATCATTAGAGATGGCGACTCATTTGTTCAGAGAAGCCAAGCAGATGGGACTCGTAGGAAATGACTCAGCTTGGATTATTGCAGACAACATTGCAGATTTGCTGCAATCTGTTAATGACCCTGTTATATCCTCCATGGAAGGTGCATTAGGAATCAAGACTAACTACTATTCTGAGGATCACCATTTTCATTCACACTTTCAGAAAGTTTTCAGAAGTGAATATCCGGAGGAAGATAACTCCGACCCTGGAATTTATGCCCTGCGAGCATACGACAGCATTGGAATTGTTATACAAGCGGTAAAGAAAATGGCAAGTAACATTACTAGTACTCCAAAGATGTTGTTAGAGAATATGTTGTCAAGCAATTTCTCTGGTTTAActggaaaaatacattttgaagCAGGCCAGCTCACAGACACTAATAATACATTGACGATTATTAACGTTGCGGAGAACAATGGGAAGGGATACGAGGAAATAAGTCTTTGGACACCAGAGCTTGGTTTCAGAAAAAGTGAAGAGAAAAATGgaagtgaaaatgtttttaacacCCTGAAAACTTTGGCCGGCCGTCAAGTAATTTGGCCTGGGCACTTAAACCGGACTCCGAAAGGTTGGGAAATGCCTACTTCTGCAAAGCCACTGAAAATTGGCATCCCGGGAAGAGCAACATTTGAGAAGTTTGTGAAGGTTGAGTATGGGGAGAAACCGAACAAATATGATGGTTTCTGCATTCAAATTTTCTTCAAGGTGAAAGAGCTCTTAGGGTATGATTTGCCTTTTGAATTTGTGGCGTACAATGGCACCTACAACGACCTGGTTTATCACATCTATAACAAGGTAATAACTTTAATTTCTAGAACTCCTTTAAATTACTTTTGATAAAATCgcaatttgacttttaaaattgttattcgACCTTTAAAATCctacttttttaataaagacaCGCTTCCTTACCGGTTTAAATATGTAgatattttcatgttttcaaattggtATTGCGGTGTCGAACAAGAtacttttctcaattttgtttataaacGTATTTTTGGCATGTATAATTATATCCCACCCATTTGTATTGTGTTTTAAGTACCAGCTGAACATGCCCAAGTAGAATAATTGTAGTTGGTTAACTTTAACTTGGTGaaacttttttcctttatttttttctcttttacaaTTATTTGTTCTAACtaggatttatatatatgcatggttgTGATGTGGGTGAAAATATCACAATAAAAAAGACTTATGATGCTGTGATCGGCGACGTGACTATACTTGCCAATCGGTTGCAATATGCGGATTTTACACTTCCGTATGCTGAGTCTGGTTTGGCGATAATAGTTCCAGCAAAACCAGAAGGGTCACTATTGACGTTTACCGAGCCTTTCAGATGGAGCATGTGGGCGGTGACTGGTGCCCTCTTGCTGTACACAATGATCATTGTTTGGCTCCTTGAGCGCAAATCCAATCCCGAATTTGGTGGCACATGGAAGAATCAGATTAGCACTGCACTTTGGTTTACCTTCTCTTCTCTATTCTTTGCTCATAGTAAGTATCAATATACAGAAAATTCTCtcatcttttctctctcaaaatctTCTAGTTTTCAAATTCGAGTATCTCTCTCTTGCTAGAATACAAACTTTGAGGACATTCTCGTTTGATTTGTTATAACTCAGACTCCGTTTCTAACAACGTAAAATACTTTccatcgaaaaatattttattaaaaaatgatttcttgaaaaacattttacggtatACGTTTAGCGTgtacggaaaatcacaaattatatatatatcatattaaatcatattaaactctaaattacgaaaatgtccaaGTCTTAAGATGTGCGAGCCGAGTCCCGCAAAGACCCCACTGTGACTcacccgggacccgcccgaacCCTGCGTAGACCCTATCAAGACCCTGTTAGGATCAGCCCGGGGCCCTGGCAAGACCCACCCAAGACCCGACAttgacatttttgtaatttagtgtttaaaaGTCTCGACtgggtcctgggcgggtcttgtCAATGTCTgtcaatttgagaatgaaatgCTCAAAGTCGGAAAATGATTTACGGTTTGGAAATAGTTTTgaaaactgtaaaccatttttcgaaaattaaagaagaattttcggtcaaaaagaaaatattttccgttgactattattttacgtcgcactAAACATCCGAAaatacggaaaacattttccgtaaatcattttacgacGAAACA
Coding sequences within it:
- the LOC132169780 gene encoding glutamate receptor 3.5-like, which gives rise to MESLNFGITAEEFIREKKVKVIIGMHTWQEAAVVADVGGQAHVPVISFAAPAINPPKTSLRWPYLIRMAKNGSEQIKCIADIVQAYNWQRVIAIYEDEPYGGDSGKLAVLSETLRNVGSEIEYRLVLPPHSLVSDPEHVVHEELDKLLNKTKCRVFIVLQSSLEMATHLFREAKQMGLVGNDSAWIIADNIADLLQSVNDPVISSMEGALGIKTNYYSEDHHFHSHFQKVFRSEYPEEDNSDPGIYALRAYDSIGIVIQAVKKMASNITSTPKMLLENMLSSNFSGLTGKIHFEAGQLTDTNNTLTIINVAENNGKGYEEISLWTPELGFRKSEEKNGSENVFNTLKTLAGRQVIWPGHLNRTPKGWEMPTSAKPLKIGIPGRATFEKFVKVEYGEKPNKYDGFCIQIFFKVKELLGYDLPFEFVAYNGTYNDLVYHIYNKTYDAVIGDVTILANRLQYADFTLPYAESGLAIIVPAKPEGSLLTFTEPFRWSMWAVTGALLLYTMIIVWLLERKSNPEFGGTWKNQISTALWFTFSSLFFAHREEVHNNLTRMVVAVWLFLVLILTSGYTACLSSLLTVQQLQPNVTDIEWLKNNNLKVGCDGDSFVYKYLQNVLNFKPENIVNVSSQDGYPKEFESNNISAAFLELPAEKVFLDKYCKGFTGTIRAARFGGLGFAFQKGSPFARDFSVTILKLSETGDLKALQEIWLTPSHECSPNITFSEPQRLTFRSFEVLYLLSAATSTICLVLSVICHQVACEGRNITPGDESVWKMVRLVRYLSIKNPQRTPALADTDDSFLKKTAKLVKYFYVKNQSSAQV